A part of Desulfobacter sp. genomic DNA contains:
- a CDS encoding methyltransferase domain-containing protein, whose amino-acid sequence MDKPFWEDSYKLDDVATFGISPNPTIQERWPMFEKNGAVLDVGCGEGKNAIFLASKGFVVDAFDISGAGIEKLNRLAVKNRVNVSAWVQDLRDYSFNKDYDVITSHGTLHFVAAQDWKKFILEAKEKTKSRGIHIMQIFTNRIPASPDIEPFVKGLANEGELFKLYEDWEIIETKSYIFEDEHPGVETHFHASNKIVARNRK is encoded by the coding sequence ATGGATAAACCGTTTTGGGAAGATTCATACAAGCTTGATGATGTGGCGACATTTGGGATCTCGCCTAATCCGACCATTCAGGAAAGATGGCCCATGTTTGAGAAAAACGGGGCTGTCCTTGATGTGGGGTGCGGAGAAGGGAAAAACGCAATATTTTTAGCTTCAAAAGGGTTTGTTGTCGATGCCTTTGATATTTCCGGGGCAGGGATAGAAAAGCTGAATCGTCTGGCAGTGAAAAACCGTGTTAACGTATCTGCCTGGGTTCAGGATTTACGGGATTATTCTTTTAATAAAGACTATGATGTGATCACCTCCCATGGAACGCTTCATTTTGTCGCCGCACAAGACTGGAAAAAATTCATTTTAGAGGCCAAGGAAAAGACAAAAAGCCGCGGTATTCACATCATGCAGATCTTCACCAATAGAATTCCCGCTTCACCGGATATTGAGCCTTTTGTCAAAGGACTTGCAAATGAAGGTGAGCTGTTCAAATTATATGAGGATTGGGAAATCATCGAAACGAAATCATATATTTTTGAGGATGAACATCCCGGTGTGGAAACGCATTTTCATGCATCGAATAAAATCGTGGCAAGGAACCGAAAATGA
- a CDS encoding TIGR02285 family protein — protein MKITKLLVGMVVLCLCCPFNGWGKDKITWLIKHWPPFMVLDDTRQVITGGQRGIQLKLLQQALVDYGHINVEMPWNRFWYLVEKEEKVCNCMSLKTREREMFAAFSIPISIALPNQIIMRRETARKLGFPKSLSLVELMKNRQFTGRLIAKRSYSMEIDQLLKQYETQSNITREYIDEQTVLKMLAKKRMDYILEYPFVVTKTINREFPQLKGQLVNIPINEISPYYYAYVACPKNEWGNTVIIKINEALKQLRPTKAFRDALSQTYAGENLNTVLRYYDAYLIGGEN, from the coding sequence ATGAAAATTACAAAATTATTGGTCGGGATGGTCGTCCTTTGCCTCTGTTGCCCTTTTAACGGGTGGGGGAAGGACAAGATCACCTGGTTAATCAAGCACTGGCCTCCTTTTATGGTGCTGGACGACACCCGGCAGGTCATAACCGGCGGACAGAGGGGTATCCAATTAAAACTGCTTCAGCAGGCCCTTGTGGATTATGGACATATCAATGTGGAAATGCCTTGGAACAGGTTCTGGTACCTGGTGGAGAAAGAAGAAAAGGTATGCAATTGCATGTCCCTTAAAACCCGGGAGCGTGAAATGTTCGCCGCCTTTTCCATCCCCATCAGCATCGCCTTGCCCAATCAGATTATCATGAGAAGAGAGACGGCCCGGAAGCTTGGATTCCCCAAATCATTGTCCCTGGTTGAACTCATGAAGAATAGGCAGTTCACAGGCCGGTTGATCGCAAAGCGGTCTTATTCCATGGAGATTGATCAACTGCTGAAACAGTATGAAACCCAATCCAATATCACAAGGGAGTATATTGACGAACAGACCGTTTTGAAAATGCTGGCCAAAAAGCGGATGGATTATATCCTGGAATACCCCTTTGTGGTTACAAAAACGATTAACCGGGAGTTCCCCCAATTAAAAGGCCAGCTTGTGAACATTCCCATCAATGAGATTTCACCCTATTATTACGCCTATGTGGCGTGTCCCAAAAATGAGTGGGGCAATACCGTTATAATAAAAATTAATGAGGCACTGAAGCAGTTAAGGCCGACAAAAGCGTTTCGTGATGCACTGTCCCAGACATATGCCGGGGAAAATTTAAACACCGTGCTAAGGTATTACGATGCGTATTTAATTGGCGGTGAGAATTAA
- a CDS encoding DUF3795 domain-containing protein, which translates to MKRELNAPCGLYCGVCGVYVASWDKNRKLKDKLAGAYKVKPEEIECKGCLSDEKFVYCRVCGIRACSTEKGIDGCHSCDEFPCRQIHDFPIPAGKAEILRSVPERKKLGDAKWAEAERLRYTCPHCSSNLFRGAKRCGNCKRMVSDAG; encoded by the coding sequence ATGAAAAGAGAATTGAATGCGCCCTGTGGCCTGTATTGCGGTGTTTGCGGGGTATATGTCGCAAGCTGGGACAAGAACCGGAAACTGAAGGATAAACTCGCTGGGGCCTACAAGGTAAAACCGGAAGAAATTGAATGCAAGGGCTGCCTGTCCGATGAGAAGTTCGTTTACTGCCGGGTCTGTGGAATCAGGGCCTGTAGCACAGAAAAAGGTATTGATGGCTGCCATTCCTGTGATGAATTCCCATGCAGACAGATTCACGATTTCCCGATTCCTGCCGGCAAGGCGGAAATTTTACGTTCTGTTCCGGAGAGGAAAAAACTGGGGGATGCAAAATGGGCTGAAGCAGAAAGGCTGCGATATACCTGCCCCCATTGCAGCAGCAATCTGTTTCGGGGCGCTAAACGGTGCGGGAACTGCAAAAGAATGGTAAGCGATGCCGGATAA
- a CDS encoding bacteriohemerythrin, whose product MESFVWGEHFITGLGEVDKQHRHLIDVLNRFGTALAENKVLDGHVKRIFDELADYALYHFKAEERLMAEMKMDSRHIVQHSAEHSNFVGDVQALIREITPGNPETTQALLAFLIQWVAYHILGSDQKTARQIAQIKKGKTPREAFLLEEKRERAPTEALLTALNNLYTQVARRNRQLIEFNLSLEEKIADRTRELVEANRHLETLALTDTLTGLGNRRFAMDQLQRLWESAREKGRPLSCMMIDADEFKPINDRFGHDAGDIVLARLAKELEYSVRNDDLVCRLGGDEFFIICADTSLKGAMHLAEAIRANVAALRVAAGDGQWRGSVSIGVAWNHPELKRTDEMIKAADQGVYMAKDSGRNAVETVQAD is encoded by the coding sequence ATGGAATCTTTCGTCTGGGGGGAACATTTTATCACCGGGCTTGGGGAGGTCGACAAGCAGCACCGGCATTTGATTGATGTTTTAAATCGTTTCGGCACCGCCCTGGCTGAAAATAAAGTTCTGGACGGGCATGTTAAACGCATTTTTGACGAGCTGGCAGACTATGCCTTATATCATTTCAAGGCTGAAGAACGGCTGATGGCTGAGATGAAGATGGATTCCCGGCACATCGTGCAGCACAGTGCCGAGCACAGTAATTTTGTGGGGGACGTCCAGGCGCTGATTCGGGAAATCACACCGGGAAACCCTGAAACCACCCAGGCCCTGCTTGCATTTCTGATCCAATGGGTGGCATACCATATTCTGGGGTCAGACCAGAAAACGGCCCGGCAGATTGCGCAGATCAAAAAGGGAAAGACCCCCCGGGAGGCTTTTCTGCTGGAGGAAAAAAGGGAACGGGCCCCCACCGAAGCCCTGCTGACGGCACTGAATAATCTCTATACCCAGGTCGCCCGCAGGAATAGGCAGCTCATAGAGTTTAATCTCTCCCTTGAGGAAAAAATTGCGGACCGGACCAGAGAACTGGTTGAGGCCAACCGGCATCTTGAGACCCTGGCCCTGACAGATACATTGACCGGGCTGGGCAACAGGCGCTTCGCCATGGATCAGCTGCAGCGGCTGTGGGAATCTGCCCGGGAAAAGGGCCGCCCCTTGAGCTGCATGATGATTGATGCAGATGAATTCAAGCCCATAAACGATAGATTCGGCCACGATGCCGGAGACATTGTCCTGGCCCGGCTGGCCAAGGAATTGGAGTATTCCGTCCGGAATGATGATTTGGTCTGCCGGCTGGGGGGCGACGAATTTTTTATTATCTGCGCCGATACATCCCTGAAGGGGGCAATGCACCTGGCCGAGGCGATCAGGGCCAATGTGGCCGCCCTCAGGGTGGCCGCCGGGGACGGCCAGTGGCGCGGCTCTGTCAGCATCGGCGTCGCCTGGAACCATCCCGAGTTAAAGCGGACGGACGAAATGATCAAGGCGGCGGACCAGGGGGTGTATATGGCCAAAGACAGCGGCCGGAACGCTGTTGAAACCGTTCAGGCCGATTAA
- a CDS encoding FAD-dependent oxidoreductase encodes MTYDVIIVGGGPAGLFAAYHLKEHSNLKVLLIEKGKDSLKRKCPNNRLQKCIQCDPCNILSGIGGAGLYSDGKLNFIPRLGKTDLTQFMPMGQAQALIDETEEIFTRFGMDAKVFPTNMQEAKLVRKEAKRFGIDLLLIKQKHLGSDNLPRYIAGMAEHIKSKGLEIRTKENVTDIIEKDGRIQGVVTEKDTYKADNVILAPGRIGANWVSTLAQKYGIPLSQRGIEVGVRVEVHNDIMDDLCNVIYDPTFFIQTQTYDDQTRTFCTNQGGFVALENYKDFVCVNGHAYSDKKSSNTNFAFLSKVVLTEPVTDNQAYGESIGRLATIIGGGKPILQRFGDLKRGRRSTWNRINKGYIEPTMTNVVPGDIAMALPERILSNLIEGLEGLNLVVPGVSNDETLLYAPEIKFFATQVETDNFLETPIQGMYVAGDGPGVAGNIVSAAATGLIPAKRIIENQ; translated from the coding sequence ATGACGTATGATGTGATTATCGTGGGCGGCGGGCCCGCAGGGCTGTTTGCGGCCTACCATTTAAAAGAGCATTCCAACCTCAAGGTGCTGCTCATCGAAAAGGGCAAGGACTCTTTAAAGCGCAAATGCCCCAACAACCGGCTCCAGAAATGCATCCAATGCGACCCATGCAACATTCTTTCCGGTATCGGCGGCGCCGGGCTGTACTCCGACGGCAAGCTTAATTTCATCCCCAGGCTGGGCAAAACAGACCTCACCCAGTTCATGCCCATGGGACAGGCCCAGGCCCTCATCGACGAGACTGAAGAAATCTTCACCCGGTTCGGCATGGATGCCAAGGTTTTCCCCACAAACATGCAGGAAGCCAAACTCGTCCGCAAAGAAGCCAAGCGCTTCGGTATCGACCTGCTCCTGATCAAGCAAAAGCACCTGGGCTCAGATAATCTGCCCAGATATATCGCCGGCATGGCGGAACATATCAAATCCAAGGGTCTTGAAATCCGCACCAAGGAAAACGTAACGGATATCATCGAAAAGGACGGCCGGATCCAGGGCGTGGTCACGGAAAAAGACACCTACAAAGCCGACAACGTCATCCTGGCTCCGGGACGGATCGGTGCCAACTGGGTCTCTACACTGGCCCAGAAATACGGCATTCCTCTAAGCCAGCGGGGCATTGAAGTCGGCGTCCGGGTGGAAGTGCACAATGACATCATGGATGATTTGTGCAATGTGATTTACGACCCCACATTTTTCATCCAGACCCAGACCTATGACGACCAGACCCGGACCTTCTGCACCAACCAGGGCGGATTTGTTGCCCTGGAAAACTATAAGGATTTTGTCTGCGTAAACGGCCACGCCTATTCGGACAAGAAATCCTCAAACACCAACTTTGCATTCCTCTCCAAGGTGGTGCTCACGGAACCGGTCACCGACAATCAGGCCTACGGGGAATCCATAGGGCGCCTTGCCACCATCATCGGCGGGGGCAAACCCATCCTCCAGCGGTTCGGCGACCTGAAACGGGGACGGCGCTCCACCTGGAACCGTATCAATAAGGGCTATATCGAACCCACCATGACCAACGTGGTTCCCGGGGACATTGCCATGGCCCTGCCCGAACGGATCCTGTCCAACCTCATCGAAGGCCTGGAAGGACTGAACCTGGTGGTACCCGGGGTTTCCAACGATGAAACCCTGCTTTATGCCCCGGAAATCAAATTCTTCGCCACCCAGGTGGAAACGGACAACTTCCTGGAAACCCCCATTCAGGGGATGTATGTGGCAGGGGACGGTCCGGGCGTGGCCGGCAACATTGTATCCGCCGCTGCCACCGGGCTGATTCCGGCCAAACGGATTATCGAAAACCAGTAA